A stretch of DNA from Sugiyamaella lignohabitans strain CBS 10342 chromosome B, complete sequence:
TCGctatcatcagcagctgtcGCCCCTGGTCTGTCTTCATTTGATACCGTCTCATCCACTGTTTCAGCAGTATCTGGCCAGgtctctgcttcttcacTAAGTGCAACTGCGCAACCcactggttcttcttcagttgaAACCGCAGTTCTTTCTGGATCGGTTGTCACTTTGACCACACCTAATGTTGGagattcttcattttcGACTGCCACAGATGCTTCCGATGTTACGGCAACACCCATTTCTGATTACCAGTCTGATCCCTCTGATTCCACCTTCACTTTAGTATGGATGCCCTCGACCACTCTTTCCGGTACTCCAGTCTCTGCTCAATCGACCGGTAGTCTTGGATATCCAAATTCATTGGTCTCGGATCCATCTCCATCGGACTCTTCAAACGCGGATCCCTTGCCATCATCTGGCTCAAGTGATGCCTTGATCGATGACCCTGCTTCTGTTGACCCATCCGATCCATCAGAAACGGCTGCTCCTAATGCTGACAACTCGCCCGTTGCTTCAATAACCGGTTCTGCTGTGAATCCTGAACAGTCTGGTGCCTTGGACGGAGACAATGATCTGCCAAATAGATTTTCATCAGTGGCATCGGTTCCACCTCAAGCTTTGCCGTCAAACGCTCCAACAGGTTCTGATTATCCAGTTGATGGATTCCCTGTCAATGAAAGCTCTGGTGCCAGCCACTGGTTTTCAGCCCCAAAAactattattgttgtttcACTCACTATCTTGGTTGGTGTTAtgtgattatttttttatgttattttgatttttgatGTCCTGTTTGATTTAATATTATGTTTTAGAATAAATTCTGATTTTTTAATTGATGTTGCTTATCCTCAGCTACTTGTCCTAGTCTCACATTTGAACCCACTTCTCTACCTATGAATAAGATGGACATTGAGTATTGGTATTGATGAGCGCTCACATTCATCTTACTTATTATACTCGCTATTAATTTGTTTATCAATTCTATTCTATTCTATTCTATTCCATTCATTTCTGGATCTCTCTCAGCCGACCCCAACTTTTCATATCAATTCCAATCCTACTCTTTCAGATTATGCTTCTAATCAAGTCTATCAGAGTTGACCATCACAAAACCCTTCCTGCCACTCCTCCTAGCTAACTATAAATTATTCCTATACTCAAAATCTAACAATTTCATAATAATGCCGCCCATTTACCAACTCAATCTCAATCATCAAATCCCTGCGTGCTCTCCTGCCATGATCGCCCATTGTTGCCGATCATCTAAACAAGGCATGGCGCGTTCGCGGCTTCTCAATCTCTCTTGGGCAAGGGTTGTTTATCCAATCAATCGACGACTATCAAGCACATTAGCCCTGCTATAGTTCATATCCAACCACCGTCAGAGCCACCAAGGATAGTGTCTTGTGGTTCTGAAATTGATCTATACCACATCGTTCGAAATGGAGGGACTTTATTTCAACGTGAATTTGTAAGTAGAGAATGTCAAAGACTAATGTTAGATGCTTTTCTTAGGTTTTGGTGACTGGAGATACTAACAGAAATGTAGTGGCTACATTGAGGGCTTGGTTCGAGGATACCGTAATGGTTTGCTGACCTCTTCTCAGTATATCAACTTGACTCAATGCGATACCTTAGATGGTGAGTATATTTCATAGAGCGAGAAGTTATCACTTGTCCAGGTATTGTGAGAACAACTTTTTCTGGCTGGTTACGAGTACAACCCCTGGCCGCTCTCGCAAGTCCAAAATCGATGTCAATGACATTTGTATTTATGTCAATGACTTGATAACTTGTGGTTTAAAGAATGCCGTATCAATAATTAGCACCAACAAGTACCAAaaactaacaaaataaGATCTCAAGTTACAATTATCAGCCACCGAGTATGGCAATTTCTTGTCCAACATTCCAAGTCCTCTATCTACTTCGAATTTCCAAGAGAAAGCATTCTTCAAACTGATTGAAGAGTTTAGATACATTCGTGCTCAGGCAGTCGAGCCAATGGCCAAATTCCTCGATTATATCACTTATGGATATATGATTGACAATGTAGCCCTGTTGATCACAGGTACTGTTCATGAACGTGATAAGAGTGAGATTTTGGAGAGATGTCACCCTCTGGGTTGGTTTGATACATTGCCTGCTCTGTCAGTGGCAACTGATGTAGAAAGTTTGTACGATACTGTTCTTGTGGATACGCCATTAGCTCCCTACTTCAAGGGAGTGTTATCAGCGGACGAGCTCGACGATTTGAACATTGAAATCATTCGTAACAAGTTGTACGGGGCTTACTTGAAAGATTTCCATGAGTTTGTTCAGACTTTGCCGTCGCCATCTGACGAGATCATGAGCCGACTCCTCAACTTCGAGGCAGACCGCCGAGCTATCAACATCAGTCTCAACTCGATCGGAACCGAGCTGACCAAAGAAGAACGTGCATCTCTGTTACCCGAGTTCGGCACTCTATATCCAGCAGCCACCGAGTCACTGTCACGAGCCGACGACGTCGAGCAGGTCCGCAATGCCGTCGAGACCTACGGCGGCGATGCGTTCACCAACCTGTTTGACAACTCGTCACACAAATCGATCGAAGACCATTTCTACCAACGCGAGATGGAGCTCTGCAAAGCAGCCTTCACCCAACAATTCACCTACTCCACCATCTGGGCCTGGATCAAGACCCGCGAGCAGGAAATCCGGAACATCACCTGGATCGCAGAGTGCATTGCCCAAAACCAGAAAGAACGCATCTCCAACTACATCTCCGTTTTCTAATTAATACACATTTTGTTCTAGTTTATTGACGAAGggaatgcctccggcggctggggctgcgccccagaccccccggctcctctcgctgcgctcgagtcgttgcgagGGGATCTCCTGGTCGAGTTGTCGGGTCTTCTGAAGCTTACTTCGCGGCCTGGAAAccccgacgcaacgactcgagcgcagcgagaggagccggggggtctggggcacagccccagccgccggaggcatgcccaGGACTGGATAGTGTAACACGGTTATTAAATATATGGCTAGTGAGAGTGAATAAAGACCTACTTTTTGCCGAAGGAGAAGGACAGGCCTCGCGAGCGTGTCGAGGTCGGGGATGTGCTGGGCTGGGATGTGTTTGCTGATACGTCTTCTCCGTCTTTGCGCTTTTTGGACATTTTGCGGCCGAAGGACGAGGTTCGCAGTTTGAATCCGCCGGGACTGGTTGAGGGTGCTGAGGATGACACAGACGCCGCGGTGGACACACTGGCAGACCGCGTTTGTGGCATGGCTGGTACGGGACCGGCGTCTTCCTTGATAGACATCAGACTGGGATCGTTCTCTttgccagcagcagtggtggtattggtaCGGAAAAGTTGTTGCTGGGGAATGGCACGTGGTGAGGCAGATGTTGTGGCAGGAAGTGAGCTGGTTGAGGGGGTACGCCCGGCAGCAGATCGGATTCCGGGATGGATAGATTGGATAGGATCGATGCGctcgtcatcctcagcAATTGCCGTGGTGCTGACGTTGCCATTGGTGTTCGTTCCATTGGTATTAACAACATCGATCAATGATGGGTTGGCAGTAGGAGCTACTGTCGACGCAGCGGTGTTGGGAGCAGCAGTTCCGTAAACACCAGAACCATGAGCTGCTCCAGTGAAGTCATCATTGGCATAAAGGTTCTCCTTCTCCATATCTGAAGGAGAGATTTCTTGgtaaaacaaaacatatGCAGTGGCCATGCCCTTGTTATCGCCGAAAAAGTTGAATACATAGTTTGGATCCACCGACTCGACCATCTCGTCGTCAAACAGTAACCAGCCCATATGTTCGGTCTTCACAACTGATACATAGTGTCCGTGATAAGGACCACCTCCAATGTGTACAACAACAGCACACAACTCATACAGTTTGTCGGGATCCTCAGCATCAAAGGTGGTGTTAAACAGTCTAAAGTGTTTAGGATAGAGCACTCGGTGGAAAAGCTTAACATTACGTTGCATGTCCTCGGTGAACTTGAACCGCTTCAAATGAAGGGCGAGAATTTTCGGcagtttcttgactttcATTCTCTTCTCAGCTTCTTGAAGACCGCCACAAGTATCACAGTGGAACTTGTTTCGTTCACAGAGCATTTCAGAAGCGGAAAACTGACGAAGACAGGCAGTAATTGACGTATTTCTCTCTAAATCAATTGACAGATCGAGAAATTGTTCATCTCGCCGGGAAACTGTTTCACAGGTAAGACACTTTGTTTCAGAGGTCAAAAGACCTTCGAAAAGCTCATGAACCCATCGTGAAGTCGATGAGATTGCTGACGACTGAGACGAAACGCTATGGCCTTTGTTGGTACCATTGCCGTTGCCATTGGTGACAATCCCATTggcttcagcagcagctactTTAGGAGCTACTCTGTCCACACTTTCAATGACTTcattgagaagaaagtTGAAGAACTCATGAGCATCCTGGTGCATCGACGATCGGAACAGTTCATTCTCTCTTTTCAATACCTCGATCAGTTTAGACGGAGATACTACACCGATTCGTGACGAGTTTTCCGACATGGACTCAAACAGGTCCTTTAAACTGGTGAACAAGGACTCGTCCATGCTGTAATCATTAGACATGGACAAATCCATGTTAATAATAGGGCCCTTGATAAGAGCAGCCCGTTTACGG
This window harbors:
- the VMA6 gene encoding H(+)-transporting V0 sector ATPase subunit d (Subunit d of the V0 integral membrane domain of V-ATPase; part of the electrogenic proton pump found in the endomembrane system; required for V1 domain assembly on the vacuolar membrane; the V0 integral membrane domain of vacuolar H+-ATPase (V-ATPase) has five subunits; GO_component: GO:0000329 - fungal-type vacuole membrane [Evidence IDA] [PMID 8509410]; GO_component: GO:0016021 - integral component of membrane [Evidence ISM] [PMID 12192589]; GO_component: GO:0016020 - membrane [Evidence IEA]; GO_component: GO:0033179 - proton-transporting V-type ATPase, V0 domain [Evidence IEA]; GO_component: GO:0005774 - vacuolar membrane [Evidence IEA]; GO_component: GO:0000220 - vacuolar proton-transporting V-type ATPase, V0 domain [Evidence TAS] [PMID 10224039]; GO_component: GO:0000220 - vacuolar proton-transporting V-type ATPase, V0 domain [Evidence TAS] [PMID 9442887]; GO_component: GO:0005773 - vacuole [Evidence IEA]; GO_function: GO:0015078 - hydrogen ion transmembrane transporter activity [Evidence IEA]; GO_function: GO:0046961 - proton-transporting ATPase activity, rotational mechanism [Evidence IDA,IMP] [PMID 8509410]; GO_process: GO:0015991 - ATP hydrolysis coupled proton transport [Evidence IEA]; GO_process: GO:0006811 - ion transport [Evidence IEA]; GO_process: GO:0015992 - proton transport [Evidence IEA]; GO_process: GO:0006810 - transport [Evidence IEA]; GO_process: GO:0007035 - vacuolar acidification [Evidence TAS] [PMID 10224039]; GO_process: GO:0007035 - vacuolar acidification [Evidence TAS] [PMID 9442887]; GO_process: GO:0007034 - vacuolar transport [Evidence IDA,IMP] [PMID 8509410]), with product MAKFLDYITYGYMIDNVALLITGTVHERDKSEILERCHPLGWFDTLPALSVATDVESLYDTVLVDTPLAPYFKGVLSADELDDLNIEIIRNKLYGAYLKDFHEFVQTLPSPSDEIMSRLLNFEADRRAINISLNSIGTELTKEERASLLPEFGTLYPAATESLSRADDVEQVRNAVETYGGDAFTNLFDNSSHKSIEDHFYQREMELCKAAFTQQFTYSTIWAWIKTREQEIRNITWIAECIAQNQKERISNYISVF
- the UBP13 gene encoding Ubp13p (Ubiquitin-specific protease that cleaves Ub-protein fusions; UBP13 has a paralog, UBP9, that arose from the whole genome duplication; GO_component: GO:0005575 - cellular_component [Evidence ND]; GO_function: GO:0008234 - cysteine-type peptidase activity [Evidence IEA]; GO_function: GO:0016787 - hydrolase activity [Evidence IEA]; GO_function: GO:0008233 - peptidase activity [Evidence IEA]; GO_function: GO:0004843 - ubiquitin-specific protease activity [Evidence IDA] [PMID 11076031]; GO_process: GO:0010995 - free ubiquitin chain depolymerization [Evidence IMP] [PMID 11076031]; GO_process: GO:0006508 - proteolysis [Evidence IEA]; GO_process: GO:0006511 - ubiquitin-dependent protein catabolic process [Evidence IEA]), with translation MTVESPVDYDSLGDGSAKIFGMENFGNTCYCNSILQCLYYSKAFREKILAFPPSNLGDSPHSRNKRTSVVGLNPHPFAVDPAAALNQSGLNAQELAALQTTLAQSAASGVTASTIHNSVSLPTHIDSPTAAHNSATSNTNGSNNNGSGGKSVTRRMSLFGRKDSHSSNTSSTNVSHSLDSHHNSSGNNGFFSGSGPSIAGSPGPASFINATNSSTMFNGQSLDTSASKKPPYEGLNGVQLGSRFPGQNIPVVGYTEDPFATPETRKRAALIKGPIINMDLSMSNDYSMDESLFTSLKDLFESMSENSSRIGVVSPSKLIEVLKRENELFRSSMHQDAHEFFNFLLNEVIESVDRVAPKVAAAEANGIVTNGNGNGTNKGHSVSSQSSAISSTSRWVHELFEGLLTSETKCLTCETVSRRDEQFLDLSIDLERNTSITACLRQFSASEMLCERNKFHCDTCGGLQEAEKRMKVKKLPKILALHLKRFKFTEDMQRNVKLFHRVLYPKHFRLFNTTFDAEDPDKLYELCAVVVHIGGGPYHGHYVSVVKTEHMGWLLFDDEMVESVDPNYVFNFFGDNKGMATAYVLFYQEISPSDMEKENLYANDDFTGAAHGSGVYGTAAPNTAASTVAPTANPSLIDVVNTNGTNTNGNVSTTAIAEDDERIDPIQSIHPGIRSAAGRTPSTSSLPATTSASPRAIPQQQLFRTNTTTAAGKENDPSLMSIKEDAGPVPAMPQTRSASVSTAASVSSSAPSTSPGGFKLRTSSFGRKMSKKRKDGEDVSANTSQPSTSPTSTRSRGLSFSFGKK